The Nocardioides zeae genome includes the window GGACATCCGCGCGGCGGCCCTGCTGGCGCTCCCGCACCGTCGACGCCGCAACCCCTTCGACGCCCCGGGCATCGACGAGGAGCTGCTCGACCGGATCCTCGGGGACGACGAGCCCGACCCCGAGCCGCCCCGGCAGCCGGACCAGCCGGACCAGCCGGACCAGCCGGGACCCGAGGACCAGCCGGGACCCGAGGACCGACCGACCGAGGACAGCCCCGACTCCCCGGGCGACACGCCCCCGCCGAGCACCGACGGCCCGCCGAGCACCGACGGCCCGTCGAGCGAGACACCGCACGCCACCGACGCTGCTCCCGACGGCCCGGACAGCCGGGACGACGCCGAGGCCAGCGAGCCCACCACCCCCACCCCGGGCAGCGCCGAGGTCACGACGGTGGGCGCGGGCGCGCCGTACCGTCCCCGCCTGCTCCGCGTCGCCGGCACCGGCGAGGGCGAGGCGGGCCGCCGCTCCCGCGCGATCACGTCGAACGGTCGTCGCATCGGGAGCACCCCGGGCACCGGGGCGGGCGGCATCGACCTCCCCGGCACCGTCCGCGCCGCGGCGCCCCACCAGCACGGCCGCGGCCGGCGGAGCGGTGCCCTGGTGCTGCGGCCGAGCGACCTGCGCGGGGCGGTGCGGGAGGGGCGGGAGTCGAACCTCGTGCTGTTCTGCGTCGACGCGTCGGGCTCGATGGCCGCGCGCAAGCGCATGCAGCAGGTGAAGACGGCGATCCTGTCGCTGCTGATGGACGCCTACCAGCGCCGCGACAAGGTCGGGCTCGTGACGTTCCGCGGGCTCGACGCCGAGCTCGTCCTCCCGCCGACCGGCTCCGTGGAGGCGGCGGCCCGCCGGCTCGAGGACCTGCCCGCCGGCGGCCGCACCCCCCTCGCCGAGGGCCTCCTCGTCGCCGCGGACGTGCTCCGGCGGGAGCGCATCCGCGACCCGCGCCGCCGTCCGCTGCTCGTGCTCGTCACCGACGGCCGAGCGACCGCGGGCGCCGACCCCGTGGCGCGCTCCCGCCAGGTCGCCGCGTGGCTCGCCGACCAGGGCATCGAGACGGTGGTCGTCGACTGTGAGGCCGGACCGTTCCGGCTCGGGCTCGCCGCCCGCCTCGCGGTCGAGCTGCGCGCCACCCACCTGCCCGTCGACGAGGTGAGCGCCGAGGCCCTGGCCGGCGTCGCGCGCGCGGCGACCTCGCCCGGCAGCCGCGAGCGGGGGGTGGCCTGATGCCGAAGGGCGTCCCGATCACCGTCCCCGACGACGGCCTCACCACGGCGCAGCGCCGCAACCTGCCGCTGCTCATGGTCAACACCGGCGACGGCAAGGGGAAGTCGACGGCCGCGTTCGGGCTCGCGATGCGCGCCTGGAACCAGGGCTGGGACCTCGGGATCTTCCAGTTCGTGAAGTCCGCCAAGTGGCGCATCGGCGAGCAGACCGTGCTCGAGCGCCTCGGCCGGCTCCACGAGGAGACCGGCGAGGGCGGTCCCGTCGACTGGCAGAAGATGGGCTCCGGCTGGTCGTGGAGCCGCAAGGAGGGCTCGGCCGAGGACCACGCCCGCGACGCCGCCGAGGGGTGGGCCGAGATCAAGCGCCGCCTCGCCGAGGAGCGGCACGACCTCTACGTGCTCGACGAGTTCACCTACGTCATGGAGTGGGGCTGGGTCGACGTCGACGACGTCGTCGAGACGCTGGCGAACCGCCCCGGGCGGCAGTTCGTCGTCGTCACCGGGCGCCGCGCGCACCCGCGCCTCGTCGAGATCGCCGACACCGTGACCGACATGGGCAAGGTCAAGCACCAGATGGACCGCGGCCAGAAGGGCCAGCGAGGGATCGAGTGGTGAGCACCGTGAGCTCCCGGAGCACCGCGCTCCCCCGCCTGGTCGTCGCCGCGCCCGCGTCGGGCCACGGCAAGACGACCGTGACCGCCGGCCTCATGGCGGCCCTGTCCCGCCGCGGGCTCGAGGTCTCGGGCCACAAGGTGGGTCCTGACTACATCGACCCCGGCTACCACGCCCTCGCCACCGGCCGCGTCGGTCGCAACCTCGACCCCCACCTCGTCGGCGAGCACCGCATCGTCCCGCTGCTGCTCCACGGCGCGCGCACGCCGCGGCCCGCCGACGTCGCCGTCGTCGAGGGCGTCATGGGCCTCTTCGACGGTCAGATCGGCGGTGACGGCTTCTCCTCGACCGCCCACGTCGCGGGGCTCATCCAGGCGCCCGTCGTGCTGGTCACCGACATCTCGTCCGCCTCGCGGACCGTGGGGGCGGTGCTGGCGGGACTCGCGTCGTACGACCCCGGCGTCCGCGTCGCGGGCGTCGTGCTCAACAAGGCGGGCTCGCCGCGGCACGCCGAGGAGGTACGCCGGGCGGTCGCCGGCGTCGGCATCCCGGTGCTCGGCGTGCTGGGCCGCGACGACGCCATCGTCGCGCCGAGCCGCCACCTGGGCCTCGTGCCCGCCGCCGAGCGGGGGGACGCGGCCACGGCCCTCGACCGGCTCGCCGCGCAGGTGGCCGAGCGGATCGACCTCGACGCGGTGCTCGAGATCGCCCGCAGCGCCCCCGACCTCGACGCGGAGCCGTGGGACCCGCGGGCGGAGGTCACGGCCCCGAGCGCCACCCACACCACCGAGCGCCCCCGCATCGCCGTCGCCGGGGGCCGGGCGTTCACCTTCACCTACGCCGAGACGACCGAGCTGCTCGAGGCCGCCGGCTGCGAGGTCGTCGTCGTCGACCCGACGACCGACGCGGCGCTGCCCGAGGGCGTGCGGGGCATCTACCTGGGCGGCGGCTTCCCCGAGATGCACGCCGCGGCGATCAGCCGGAACGCGGCGCTGCGCGACGACCTGCGGTCCGCCGTCGCCGCCGGCGTGCCGACGGTGGCGGAGTGCGCGGGGCTGCTCTACCTCGCCGACCGCCTCGACCACGCCCCCATGGTCGGCGCGCTGCCCGCGACGGCGGCGATGACGGGCCGGCTGTCGCTGGCCTACCGCAGCGCGACCTCTGCCACGCCGACGCTGCTCGGCCGCCCCGGCGAGACCGTCACGGGCCACGAGTTCCACCGCACGCGCGTCGAGCCGCCGGCCGGCACGGGCGGCGAGCACGACCCGGCCTGGACCCTCGAGCCCACCGCGGCCCACCCCCGCACGGACGACGGCTTCGCGAGCGCGACGCTGCACGCGTCGTACCTGCACGTCCACTGGGCCGGCCACCCCCACCTGGCGCAGCGGTTCGTCGACGCGGTGCGGGCCGCGGAGCCCCACCGGGGCGGCCGCGCGACCGCTCCCCGCGGGCCGGAGCCCGTCGTCGCGGCGCCGTCCGAGGCGCCCCACGACCCCCTGCGGCACCACGGCGACGTCGAGACCGCGGCCCCGGACGGGACGCCGCTCGTCGACTTCGCGGTCAACACCTACGACGCTCCCCCGCCGCCCTGGCTGCTCGACGCGCTGCGGGCGTCGCTGGAGGACGTGGGCGCCTACCCCGACGTACGCCGCGTGCGGGCCGTCGAGGCCGCGATCGCCCGGCGGCACGGCCGCGACCCCGCCGAGGTGCTGGCCGTCGCCGGCGTCGCCGAGGCGTTCACGCTCGTGGCGCGCGCCCGCGCCTGGCAGCACCCGCTCGTCGTGCACCCGCAGTTCACGGAGCCCGACGTCGCGCTGGCCGCGGCCGGCACGCCGGCGCGCCACCTCGTGACGCGGGCCGAGGACGGGTTCGCGCTCGACCCGAGCCAGGTGCCGGAGGCGGCCGACCTCGTCGTCGTCGGCAACCCGACCAACCCCACGGGTCGTCTGCACCCCGCGGCGGCGCTGCGCTCGCTCACGCGCCCGCAGCGCCTGGTCGTCGTCGACGAGGCGTTCATGGACGCCGTACCGGACCAGCGGCACGCCCTCGCCGACGCCCCCGTGCCCGGGCTGCTCGTGCTCCGCAGCCTCACGAAGCTGTGGGGCATCCCCGGGGTGCGGGCGGGCTACGTGCTCGGCGAGCCGGCCGTGCTCGACGCCCTGCGGGCCGTGCAGACCCCCTGGTCGGTCTCGTCGGCCGCGCTGGCCGTGCTGCGCGCCACCACGGAGCCGGAGGCGCTGGCGGAGGCGGCGGCCCGGGTACGCCGCCTGGTCACCTGGCGCGGCGTCCTCACCTCCGGCCTCGACGACCTCGACATCCCGCACCTGCCGGGATCGGCCCCGTTCGTGCTCGCCCGACCGGGCGCCGGGGTGCGCGAGGCGCTCCGCGTCGACGGGTTCGCGCTGCGCCGCGCCGACACGTTCCCGGGGCTCGACGCGAGCTGGGTGCGGATCGCCGTGCGGCCGCCCGAGCGCACCCGGCCGATGCTCACTGCGCTGGGAGCGCTGACGAGCGGCGTCCCGATGCTCTAGGGTGCCCCTGCGGGCTCGATGAAGCCGGTGTGATTCCGGCGCAGTCGCGCTACTGTGACGCCCCTCCTCGCTGCACCAGGTCGATCCCTGGCGGCGGAGGTGGGACGGAGCCAGACCTGACGGTCCGCTTTCATCCCCACGACCAGGGACGCTTGCATCCCTGAGGAGGAACGACCATGTCGATCTCTGCCCCCATCTCCGCCTCCGCCGACCTCGAGGCGCCGTCGATCCCGCTCCGCGCGCTCGCGCCCTGGGCCCTGTTCTTCGGCCTGCTGGCGCTGCTGGCCCTCTTCTTCGTCTCCGCCGACCAGGGCGCCGTGTCGATCCCGGCCGGCACGGCGATCCACGAGTGGGTCCACGACGGCCGGCACCTGCTCGGCTTCCCCTGCCACTGAGCGCGGGTCCGACCATGACGACGATCCAGGGGACCCGTGCGCCCGCGGGCGGACGCACCCTGCTGACGCCGCGCGCCCTGCTGGTGCGCGGACTGCTCGCCGGGCTCGTGGCGGGCCTGCTCGCCTTCGCGGTGGGCTTCGCCGTCGGCGAGCCGCCCATCGACGACGCGATCGCACTGGAGGAGTCGGCCTCCGCCAGCGCCCCGGCCGACGAGCCCGCCGCGGACCACGACCACGCGGAGGGCACGGCGGCGCACGCGCACTCCGACTCCGACGAGGCCGCGGACGAGGGCCACTCCCACGGTGAGTCCGGCCCGAGCCGCACCACGCAGAAGACGGTGGGGCTGCTGACCGCCACCGTCGTCGTCGGCACCGCGCTCGGCGGCCTCGTCGCCCTGGTGGCGGCGGCCGTCATGGGCCGGCTCGGGCGGCCCGGGCGCCGCATCCGTCCCACGGAGGCCGTCGCGCTCGCCAGCGTCCTCGGCTTCGTGGCGGTGGCGCTCGTGCCGTGGATGAAGTACCCGGCGGCCCCGCCCGCGGTGGGCTCCGGCGACACGATCGGCGAGCGCACCGGGCTCTACTTCGCGTTCCTGCTGGTGTCGGTGCTCGCGGCGATCGGCGCGACGTACCTCGGCCAGCGGCTGTGGAGCGCCGTCTCCCCGTTCGCGGGGGTGGTCGGCGGTGGGTTGGCGTACGTCGCCGTGGTCGGCGTGGCCGCCGCGGTCATGACGCCGGTGAACGAGCTCGGCGACTTCCCGGCCGACGTGCTGTGGGAGTTCCGGCTGTCGTCGCTGCTCACGCTGGCCGCGATGTGGGCCGGCATCGCCGTGGTGCTCGGCGCGCTCGTGGGTCGCCTCGCGGCGGCCGACGACGCCGACCGGGCCCGACGGGACCTCGCGGCCTCGCTCTGATGGTCCGACCGTCCCGCGGTGCGGCACGGGCCGCGGGGCTCGCGCTGGGGGTCGCCCTCGACCAGCTGGTCGGCGACCCCCGGCGCGGTCACCCCGTCGCCGGCTTCGGCCGGGTGGCGGGGGCCCTCGAGCAGCGGATGCACGCCGACTCCCGGGCGCGGGGCGCGGCGTACTCCCTGCTCCTCGTCGGCTCGACGACCGTGCTCGGGGCGGCCGTCGAGCGGCGGGTACGCCGCGGCGCACCCGCGCTCGAGACCGTCACCGTCGCGGCGGCGACCTGGGCCGTGCTCGGGGCGCGCTCGCTCGACCGCGAGGCGGCGGCGGTCCAGGCGCTGCTGGACGCCGGCGACCTGCCGGGGGCGCGGCAGCGACTGACGCACCTCGTGGGGCGGCGGACCGCCGAGCTGTCGCCCGAGGAGGTCGCCCGTGCCGTCGCGGAGTCGGTCGCGGAGAACACGTCCGACGCCGTCGTCGCGCCGCTCGTGTGGGGTGCCGTCGCCGGGGTGCCGGGACTCGTCGGCTACCGCGCCGCGAACACGCTCGACGCGATGGTCGGGCACCGCAACGCTCGGTTCGAGCGCTTCGGCTGGGCCTCCGCGCGGCTCGACGACGTGCTCAATGTGCCGGGCGCCCGGTTGTCCGCGCTGCTGGCCGCGGCCGCCGCGCCGCTGGTCGGCGGGCGACCCCGGGACGCGTTCCGGGCCTGGCGGCGCGACGCCGGCGCGCACCCCTCCCCCAACGCCGGCCCGGTCGAGGCGTCGTTCGCCGGAGCGCTGGGGGTCAGGCTGGGTGGCCGGACGGTGTACGGCGCTCCTGGTGCTCCCGCGCGCGTCGAGGACCGTCCGGTGCTCGGCGACGGCCGCGCGGTCGAGGTCCGCGACATCGCCCGCGCCCGTCACCTCGCCCGCCTCGTCGACCTCGGCGCGGCGGTGGTGGCGGTGGCTGTTGCGTCGAGTTGGGTCGGACGGCGCGGCAAATTCGTCGAGGTGGGTCGAACGGCGCACTGACCGCGACCGTTCGACCCAACTCGATGCGCACGCCGCGACCGTTCGACCCAACTCGATGCGCACGCCGCGCCCGTCCGACCCAACTCGACGCGGCCGAACCTGCGCGCCTCAGCCGACGCGGCGCGCGACCCAGGCGAGGGCGGTGGGGACGTCGGGGGCGAGGTCGCCGGGGTGGTGGGCGCTGGGGCGGCGCACCACCACGACGGGCAGGCCCAGCTCGCGGGCCGCGTCCAGCTTCGCCTGCGTCAGCGGGCCGCCGGAGTCCTTCGTCACCAGCACGTCCGCCGCGTGCTCCGTCAGCAGCGCCCGCTCCCCCTCCAGCGTGTAGGGGCCCCGGTCGAGCAGCACGCGCCAGGCCGCCGGCACCTCGATCTCCGGCGGGTCCACCACCCGCGCCAGCACCGCCGCCGCGCGCAGCGGCTCCACGCACTCGTCCAGCCCCTGCCGGCCGATCGTCAGGAACGGCCGCGCGCCGATCCCCGCCGCCGCCCGCGCGGCACCGGCCACGTCGTCCACCCACGTCCACGCGTCCGCCCCGGGCAGCGCCGCCCACCCGGGACGCTCGAGCCGCAGCAGCGGTACGCCGCGGGCGGCGCACGCCGCGACCGCGTTCGCCGAGATGACCCGGGCGAAGGGGTGCGTCGCGTCGACGACGGCCGCGACCTCGTGCTCCACGAGCCAGCGGCCGAGCCCCTCGACGCCACCGAAGCCACCGACCCGGACCTCGCCCACGGGGAGACGCGGACGGGCGACCCGTCCGGCCAGGGACGACACGACGGACCGGCCCTCGGCGACGAGCCGGGCCGCCAGGTCACGGGCCTCGGCCGTGCCGCCGAGCACGAGGATCACCGCGCGCTCCCCGGGGGCAGCAGGCGCAGGTCGGCGGGTGCCCCGGAGGCCACGAGGTCCAGCAGGGCATCGACGTCGAGGTGCTCCTCCACGAGGTCGCCGAGGAGGTCGAACCGGCGCTCCCGCGCGGCCGCGAACGAGACGTCCGACGGCGTCCAGGCCACGCCGACCGCCGCGGCCACCTCCCGCAGCAGTGCCCGCCGCAGGCCGTCGGACTCCAGGGACCCGTGCCACATCGTGCCGAGCACCGCCCCGGACCGCGCGCCGCCGAGGAACTCCTCGTCCGCACCGCGGGAGATCCGCCCGTGGTGGATCTCGTAGCCCGCCGCGGGCTCCCCCAGCGCCGTACCCCGCGGCAGCCGCAGCGTCTTCTCCGCGTGGAAGGTGGTCGTGACGTCCAGCAGCCCCAGCCCGGCGACGTCCTCCCCGGGCGCGCCCTCGACCCCCTCGGGGTCGCGCACCCGCGTGCCGAGCATCTGGAAGCCGCCGCAGATGCCGAGCACCGGCCGGCCCTCCGCCGCGTGCGCGGCGATCGCCCGGTCGAGCCCGCGCTCGCGGAGCCACGCGAGGTCCTCGATCGTCGCGCGGGTGCCGGGCAGCACCACCAGGTCGGCGTCGGCCAGCGCTGCGGACGACGAGGCGAAGACGACGTCCACGCCCGGCTCCAGCCCGAGCGCGTCGACGTCGGTGAAGTTGCTGATCCGCGGGAGGCGCACCACGGCGACGCGCAGTGCGGCACGCCCGTCGCCCGCCCGGCGGCCGGCGAGGTCGAGCGCGTCCTCCGAGTCGAGCCAGACGTCGGGCCGCCAGGGCAGCACGCCGTACGTCGGCCGCCCGCTCAGCCGCTCCAGCTCCGTCAGCCCCGGCGCGAGCAGGGCCGGGTCACCGCGGAACTTGTTGACGACGAAACCGGCCACGAGGGCCTGGTCGGCCGCCTCCAGCAGGGCGACCGTCCCGTGGAACGCGGCGAAGACCCCGCCGCGGTCGATGTCGCCGACCACGACCACGGGCATGCCCGCATGGCGCGCCAGGCCCATGTTGACGTAGTCGCCCGCCCGCAGGTTGATCTCGGCGGGACTGCCCGCCCCCTCCGCCACGACCACGTCGTAGCGGGAG containing:
- a CDS encoding magnesium chelatase subunit D family protein; this translates as MPQHYPFTAVVGSDDMILALLLTTVSPEIGGVLVRGEKGTAKSTAVRALAAVLPPIDVVAGDRFSSDPADPSPLSPDAPFAADAGVETRPVRLVELPVGATEDRLLGSLHLEKALSAGVAEYEPGLLARAHRGILYVDEVNLLHDHLVDLLLDAAAMGRATVERDGVSVVHAARFVLVGTMNPEEGELRPQLLDRFGLTVEVAAPREPALRTEVVRRRLAFDADPAAFAERYDASETSLRERIAAAQVLVTEVALGDGALAKIAEVCAAFDVDGLRADIVTARTAIAHAAWHGRRHVLREDIRAAALLALPHRRRRNPFDAPGIDEELLDRILGDDEPDPEPPRQPDQPDQPDQPGPEDQPGPEDRPTEDSPDSPGDTPPPSTDGPPSTDGPSSETPHATDAAPDGPDSRDDAEASEPTTPTPGSAEVTTVGAGAPYRPRLLRVAGTGEGEAGRRSRAITSNGRRIGSTPGTGAGGIDLPGTVRAAAPHQHGRGRRSGALVLRPSDLRGAVREGRESNLVLFCVDASGSMAARKRMQQVKTAILSLLMDAYQRRDKVGLVTFRGLDAELVLPPTGSVEAAARRLEDLPAGGRTPLAEGLLVAADVLRRERIRDPRRRPLLVLVTDGRATAGADPVARSRQVAAWLADQGIETVVVDCEAGPFRLGLAARLAVELRATHLPVDEVSAEALAGVARAATSPGSRERGVA
- the cobO gene encoding cob(I)yrinic acid a,c-diamide adenosyltransferase, translating into MPKGVPITVPDDGLTTAQRRNLPLLMVNTGDGKGKSTAAFGLAMRAWNQGWDLGIFQFVKSAKWRIGEQTVLERLGRLHEETGEGGPVDWQKMGSGWSWSRKEGSAEDHARDAAEGWAEIKRRLAEERHDLYVLDEFTYVMEWGWVDVDDVVETLANRPGRQFVVVTGRRAHPRLVEIADTVTDMGKVKHQMDRGQKGQRGIEW
- a CDS encoding cobyrinate a,c-diamide synthase; this translates as MSTVSSRSTALPRLVVAAPASGHGKTTVTAGLMAALSRRGLEVSGHKVGPDYIDPGYHALATGRVGRNLDPHLVGEHRIVPLLLHGARTPRPADVAVVEGVMGLFDGQIGGDGFSSTAHVAGLIQAPVVLVTDISSASRTVGAVLAGLASYDPGVRVAGVVLNKAGSPRHAEEVRRAVAGVGIPVLGVLGRDDAIVAPSRHLGLVPAAERGDAATALDRLAAQVAERIDLDAVLEIARSAPDLDAEPWDPRAEVTAPSATHTTERPRIAVAGGRAFTFTYAETTELLEAAGCEVVVVDPTTDAALPEGVRGIYLGGGFPEMHAAAISRNAALRDDLRSAVAAGVPTVAECAGLLYLADRLDHAPMVGALPATAAMTGRLSLAYRSATSATPTLLGRPGETVTGHEFHRTRVEPPAGTGGEHDPAWTLEPTAAHPRTDDGFASATLHASYLHVHWAGHPHLAQRFVDAVRAAEPHRGGRATAPRGPEPVVAAPSEAPHDPLRHHGDVETAAPDGTPLVDFAVNTYDAPPPPWLLDALRASLEDVGAYPDVRRVRAVEAAIARRHGRDPAEVLAVAGVAEAFTLVARARAWQHPLVVHPQFTEPDVALAAAGTPARHLVTRAEDGFALDPSQVPEAADLVVVGNPTNPTGRLHPAAALRSLTRPQRLVVVDEAFMDAVPDQRHALADAPVPGLLVLRSLTKLWGIPGVRAGYVLGEPAVLDALRAVQTPWSVSSAALAVLRATTEPEALAEAAARVRRLVTWRGVLTSGLDDLDIPHLPGSAPFVLARPGAGVREALRVDGFALRRADTFPGLDASWVRIAVRPPERTRPMLTALGALTSGVPML
- a CDS encoding CbtB domain-containing protein — protein: MSISAPISASADLEAPSIPLRALAPWALFFGLLALLALFFVSADQGAVSIPAGTAIHEWVHDGRHLLGFPCH
- a CDS encoding CbtA family protein, with translation MTTIQGTRAPAGGRTLLTPRALLVRGLLAGLVAGLLAFAVGFAVGEPPIDDAIALEESASASAPADEPAADHDHAEGTAAHAHSDSDEAADEGHSHGESGPSRTTQKTVGLLTATVVVGTALGGLVALVAAAVMGRLGRPGRRIRPTEAVALASVLGFVAVALVPWMKYPAAPPAVGSGDTIGERTGLYFAFLLVSVLAAIGATYLGQRLWSAVSPFAGVVGGGLAYVAVVGVAAAVMTPVNELGDFPADVLWEFRLSSLLTLAAMWAGIAVVLGALVGRLAAADDADRARRDLAASL
- a CDS encoding cobalamin biosynthesis protein produces the protein MVRPSRGAARAAGLALGVALDQLVGDPRRGHPVAGFGRVAGALEQRMHADSRARGAAYSLLLVGSTTVLGAAVERRVRRGAPALETVTVAAATWAVLGARSLDREAAAVQALLDAGDLPGARQRLTHLVGRRTAELSPEEVARAVAESVAENTSDAVVAPLVWGAVAGVPGLVGYRAANTLDAMVGHRNARFERFGWASARLDDVLNVPGARLSALLAAAAAPLVGGRPRDAFRAWRRDAGAHPSPNAGPVEASFAGALGVRLGGRTVYGAPGAPARVEDRPVLGDGRAVEVRDIARARHLARLVDLGAAVVAVAVASSWVGRRGKFVEVGRTAH
- a CDS encoding cobalt-precorrin-6A reductase, which produces MILVLGGTAEARDLAARLVAEGRSVVSSLAGRVARPRLPVGEVRVGGFGGVEGLGRWLVEHEVAAVVDATHPFARVISANAVAACAARGVPLLRLERPGWAALPGADAWTWVDDVAGAARAAAGIGARPFLTIGRQGLDECVEPLRAAAVLARVVDPPEIEVPAAWRVLLDRGPYTLEGERALLTEHAADVLVTKDSGGPLTQAKLDAARELGLPVVVVRRPSAHHPGDLAPDVPTALAWVARRVG
- a CDS encoding cobyric acid synthase; this translates as MRGSLLVAGTTSDAGKSVVTTGLCRAFARRGLRVAPFKAQNMSNNSMVCARVPGGDETAEIGRAQWTQALAARAEPEAAMNPVLLKPGGERRSHVVVMGRPGGTVSSADWETGRRHLAEAAHAAYDDLSSRYDVVVAEGAGSPAEINLRAGDYVNMGLARHAGMPVVVVGDIDRGGVFAAFHGTVALLEAADQALVAGFVVNKFRGDPALLAPGLTELERLSGRPTYGVLPWRPDVWLDSEDALDLAGRRAGDGRAALRVAVVRLPRISNFTDVDALGLEPGVDVVFASSSAALADADLVVLPGTRATIEDLAWLRERGLDRAIAAHAAEGRPVLGICGGFQMLGTRVRDPEGVEGAPGEDVAGLGLLDVTTTFHAEKTLRLPRGTALGEPAAGYEIHHGRISRGADEEFLGGARSGAVLGTMWHGSLESDGLRRALLREVAAAVGVAWTPSDVSFAAARERRFDLLGDLVEEHLDVDALLDLVASGAPADLRLLPPGSAR